In Rissa tridactyla isolate bRisTri1 chromosome 22, bRisTri1.patW.cur.20221130, whole genome shotgun sequence, a single genomic region encodes these proteins:
- the CTXN1 gene encoding cortexin-1 isoform X1, producing MRPGHALLASAMNDASTMDYELLSPSLVEHPAGAAGMDAEQKTVFAFVIFLLVFLVMLMVRCFRILLDPYSRMPASSWTDHKEGLERGQFDYALV from the coding sequence ATGCGCCCTGGCCACGCGCTCCTCGCCTCTGCCATGAATGATGCATCGACGATGGATTATGAACTGCTCTCCCCCTCCTTGGTGGAGCACCCAGCCGGCGCCGCGGGTATGGATGCCGAGCAGAAAACCGTCTTTGCCTTTGTCATCTTCCTCCTGGTCTTCTTGGTGATGCTGATGGTGCGCTGCTTCCGCATCCTGCTGGACCCCTACAGCCGCATGCCCGCCTCCTCCTGGACTGACCACAAGGAGGGGTTGGAGAGGGGCCAGTTTGACTACGCCTTGGTGtag